A segment of the Hyperolius riggenbachi isolate aHypRig1 chromosome 8, aHypRig1.pri, whole genome shotgun sequence genome:
cacctgtgtcgtggcctacccacctgtgtcccacccacttgtggcctacccacctgtgtcccacccacttgtggcctacccacctgtgtcccaaccACTTGTGGCATACACACCTGTGTTCCACCCacttgtggcctacccacctgtgtcgtggcctacccacctgtgtcccacccacttgTGGCCTACcatcctgtgtcccacccacttgtggcctacccacctgtgccctGCCAACTGTGGCCCTGGCACACCCTTGTAGCATGCGTGCCTGGGCCGCAAGTGCTATCCTGTGGCCTAGACACGCATGCTCCTGATCTCAAAAAAACATTCCGGTGGACCattgaaaaatgaaaaacaaatttttattgcacatgttaaaaaaatttaaaaatattacattaaaaacttaaaaaagaacAAATATAACAATGTAAAAACTAAATAACTAAATAAagtacattgaaaaaaaaattactcagggTCGTCCAGGCGTGGTATGGAAATAGTCTTTCAGTAGGTCCCTGTTGCGGAGGGACACTGCCCTTGGCCTGGTGGCATACCTCCTCAACGCCAGTAGTGGAAGCACATTTGGGGGTTCCGGAGTGTCATTTTCTTCCtggcgcacaaagttgtggaggatgcacgctgccttcaccacgtcGACTGCTTTGGCCGGCTTTAACAGCattggcgtgtggaacaccctccacttcgacaccaggatcccaaatgtgcattcCACcattctccgtgctcggctcaaCCGAGCGTTAAAGTGGAGCTGCCTGGCATCAaggcccctgtctgggtacggccgCATCACATGGTTGGACAAggtgaaggcctcgtcccccacaaacacataggggtaggccggtgcccttgtcccaggccatggtCTGTCACCAGGGAGATGCAGTgtgccttgctccatacgcttgtaaAGGGCCGTACGCTGGAAGATTCCAGAGTCATTTGAACTTCCGtatgaccccacatccacgtagacAAAGTTGAAGTCCGCATCCGCCACTGCCATCagcacaatgctgaagtattttttgtaATTGAAGTAATGGcttccactccccacgggtttctggatCTGGATGTGTTTGCCGTCCAGCGCACCAACACAATTCGGAAACTTGCACTGGGTCCAGAAGCGCTGGGCGATCATCTGCCATTTCtgggtgtctggcactggcatgtaTGTGGACCTCAGTCTTCGCCAAATGATCTTTGAGGTCCTCaccacgatgcctgccaccgtgctcttcccaatccgAAATGTGacgtgtagcgatgtatatgtttgtccagttgagatgtacctacaagagaaataatcacaatcaatgtTTTATGTCTTTGTAGGTGAAAAGTACAAGTTAAGATGGCGCAGTATCCGTGACGCCTATGTCAAATTTCTTCGGCGCAAAGCAGAGGAAGAAAGAAGTGGCAGTGGGTCCTCCAAAAGAAAGGATTACCAATTTGCACAACAACTTACGTTCCTAAATGCAAGCGTGGAACCTCGAGAGTAAGTACCACTATTGTGAACATGAACTGAGAAGGCATTGTATATGATGTtgacagacaactaccatgactttgaCAACTAGCATGACTTTGATTATGTATTGACAAAACGTGCCTCAATTCACACAGTTGTATCAAATATTTATCGAACACTTTCTCAAACGTTTGCTAATTAAAATAATGTAGGTTGAAAAAGTGTTTGTTAAATGTATGACAAAGCTCAGTGAGTTTAGGCCACATTGTATGTGATGTTTCGAAaaccaatatattttttattatcgaCAGGACTCAAGACAATTTTGaggcacaagaacatgaagaggcAGAGGCAGCGGACACCAGCGAGGACTTTGATGACGAGACTATGGATGCCAATTATAttccagagaggaggaggaggaggaggcagtcatTACATGCGGAAGAAAGGGACCCGACTGACCTCTATGTTGAAGAAGACATGCAAGATGAGGTGGAGGGATTGAGTGCCCCAGCTCCTACTGATGAATCTCCTCCAGCTCCGACAACAGAACCAGAACAACAAACGGCAGAGGAAAGGCAGGAGCAACCGCCACGCAGGTCAACCCCTATGCAAGGCAGAGGCCGGGGTGAAGAGGCTACCCCCACTGGGAGGCGTCGAGTGGCCCCTGTCCACCCTCCAACCAGAAGGGAGACGGAAGCCGAGATGTCCggtgctgtctccggacttctcggcatCCTGCAGAGCCACGAGGCACTCATTACCAGGCAGATGCAGGATGGGGACAGGGGTCACTTAATAGAACAGTACAAGAGTCACATTCATTCACTGCAAACTGAGTTACAATCGGTGCACGATCACTACCGTGAGGAAATAAGAATGAGGCACGAGGAACACCGGGAAGAAATAAAAATGATGCACGAGGTGTACAGTGCACAGTTTGACCAGCTGCGTGTGGAACATCACCAAGCggtggcacagctgcagcagatGATGCAGCAGATGCATCAGCACAGTGGTGAACTATTGAAACTGCAGGCTCACCCGGCATTCCACACAGCCATGTCTCTCCTACCGTTCTTTGAAAAGGTGCCAAGCAACAACATGATGGCATGCCATTCCAGTGTACTCGATGCTATAAAACAACACATGGAGACGCCATTGATCCTACCGCCAACCTTTAGACATTCTCAACCTGCATTGGTGCCCCACTGGCAATCTTCATCCCAGTTGTACACTGGCTTCCGAGGAAGTcaatacacactgctgctgtcagggtccagcaccTCCACGGCCAGCACCCAAGACAGTCACGAGTTACAGACACCACCTCCCATTTTCTCAACTGCTGTAGAGCCTGACATTTGAACAAATTATAACTCTTGTTCCTTGACATGGTCCTCTGAATCCCTCTGAACTTTGGAGGAAGGAGACTAGCACAGGGCTTTATCcaaaccttttccctgcaccgtcTCAATCAAACAAGGTTCAGAGGGGTTCCGATGACCATGTCCAAGTAGTTAGGTTTTCAACGTCCTTCAAccgtagggcctggtgtccccaaaagacaccttTGGCAGCTATGCCTTTCACCTCTGCACAAGctatgtcctgcacctctgccgttgGTTGTTCTTGCACGTGACCCTTGGAACCTTGGACGAAGGAGACCTGGACAGGGAAGAGGCAAGCCTTTTCCGgccctgtctccttcatccaaggttcagaggacTGCGTGCAAGTGGTTATGTTTTTAAAGTACTTAACTTTAGGGcttggtgtccccaaaagacactacaccTAGGTCacaagcaggggtgcagctaaggtttt
Coding sequences within it:
- the LOC137528404 gene encoding uncharacterized protein; the encoded protein is MFYVFVGEKYKLRWRSIRDAYVKFLRRKAEEERSGSGSSKRKDYQFAQQLTFLNASVEPRETQDNFEAQEHEEAEAADTSEDFDDETMDANYIPERRRRRRQSLHAEERDPTDLYVEEDMQDEVEGLSAPAPTDESPPAPTTEPEQQTAEERQEQPPRRSTPMQGRGRGEEATPTGRRRVAPVHPPTRRETEAEMSGAVSGLLGILQSHEALITRQMQDGDRGHLIEQYKSHIHSLQTELQSVHDHYREEIRMRHEEHREEIKMMHEVYSAQFDQLRVEHHQAVAQLQQMMQQMHQHSGELLKLQAHPAFHTAMSLLPFFEKVPSNNMMACHSSVLDAIKQHMETPLILPPTFRHSQPALVPHWQSSSQLYTGFRGSQYTLLLSGSSTSTASTQDSHELQTPPPIFSTAVEPDI